In Pedobacter africanus, a single window of DNA contains:
- a CDS encoding RNA polymerase sigma factor, which produces MPIKPLQSEQELLAKVAKGDEYAFGLLYNQYNKKVFGFALQLLNSEILAEEVMQVTMLKLWQMEEGLNAIQNLDAYLRVTSRNISYNMLRRLKLEQNASEALGREWLEEHNETEEQIILKDTKKILEEAIEALPPQQKLVYQLCHQQGMKYEEAAKQLNLSPLSVQTYMKLALRFLRAYISKRTDVAALLIIFKLF; this is translated from the coding sequence ATGCCAATAAAACCCCTACAGAGCGAACAAGAGTTATTGGCAAAAGTTGCCAAAGGGGATGAGTATGCTTTCGGCTTGTTATATAATCAGTACAATAAAAAGGTATTTGGTTTCGCCCTACAATTATTGAACTCAGAAATTCTTGCGGAAGAGGTTATGCAGGTAACTATGCTAAAGCTTTGGCAAATGGAAGAGGGATTGAATGCTATTCAAAACCTAGATGCATACCTGCGGGTAACAAGCAGGAACATCTCCTACAATATGCTTCGCCGATTGAAGCTGGAGCAAAATGCGAGTGAAGCATTGGGAAGGGAATGGCTTGAAGAGCACAATGAGACCGAAGAGCAGATCATTCTAAAAGACACAAAAAAAATTCTGGAGGAGGCTATTGAGGCTTTGCCGCCTCAGCAGAAGCTGGTCTATCAACTTTGTCATCAGCAGGGGATGAAATATGAAGAGGCTGCAAAGCAGCTTAATTTGTCTCCTTTAAGTGTGCAGACTTACATGAAATTGGCCTTGCGTTTTTTAAGGGCTTATATTTCAAAGCGTACTGATGTAGCAGCATTATTGATTATTTTCAAATTATTTTAA
- a CDS encoding FecR family protein, which translates to MKDNPRLLALYKLHRDKLASAEEQEEFEKLLSDQENEEFLKSYFDEVWGKLSEPVYASQEISNSREILDDIIRSPQKLPRKVKLWPKWAVAASIAIVIFTGGYLYFQTRSQNSKSTEIVNDIAPGKNGATLTLANGQKILINDALAGNIATQAGVSISKNASGQIIYEITDNGSNNSAYNSLSTTRGEQTQVRLPDGTLVFLNAESSLKYPTSFRKLDKRQVSLTGEGYFEVAKDKAHPFIVKTANQEVEVLGTHFNINTYSSESNVRTTLLEGSVKISSSNNSKILKPNEQAILSGDGNIRVSEADAAVAVAWKNNQFMFDSENIQTVMRMIERWYDVDVEYVGEITDEKFWGGVSRFDKVSKVLKSLESTGKVHFKIEGRKIYVSK; encoded by the coding sequence ATGAAAGATAATCCAAGGCTATTAGCACTTTATAAACTTCATCGCGATAAACTTGCTTCAGCAGAGGAGCAGGAAGAATTTGAGAAACTATTGTCAGACCAAGAGAATGAAGAGTTTTTAAAAAGTTATTTCGATGAGGTTTGGGGCAAGCTTTCTGAACCAGTTTATGCTTCACAGGAGATATCAAACTCCAGGGAAATATTAGATGACATTATCCGTTCCCCACAAAAATTACCGCGTAAAGTTAAGCTATGGCCGAAATGGGCAGTTGCGGCATCTATTGCCATAGTTATTTTTACCGGGGGATACCTTTATTTCCAGACCCGCTCTCAGAATTCTAAATCAACTGAGATTGTTAATGATATTGCACCAGGTAAGAATGGGGCTACGCTAACATTGGCAAATGGACAAAAGATTTTGATCAATGATGCCCTGGCAGGGAACATTGCGACTCAGGCCGGGGTAAGCATTTCTAAAAATGCCAGTGGACAAATTATATACGAAATTACTGACAATGGTTCCAATAATTCAGCATACAATTCACTGTCAACTACACGGGGGGAACAGACACAGGTGCGTTTGCCTGACGGAACCCTCGTGTTTTTAAATGCAGAATCTTCTCTTAAATATCCTACAAGTTTTAGAAAATTAGATAAGAGGCAAGTTTCCCTTACTGGAGAGGGCTATTTTGAAGTAGCTAAAGACAAGGCGCATCCATTTATTGTAAAAACGGCTAACCAAGAAGTTGAAGTACTGGGAACTCACTTTAACATCAATACTTACAGCAGCGAGTCAAACGTAAGAACAACCTTACTAGAAGGGAGCGTGAAAATTTCCTCATCAAACAACAGTAAAATCCTTAAGCCAAACGAACAGGCGATTTTATCAGGTGATGGGAATATTAGGGTTAGTGAAGCTGACGCGGCTGTTGCAGTTGCCTGGAAAAACAACCAGTTTATGTTCGACAGTGAAAATATCCAAACTGTTATGCGGATGATCGAACGGTGGTACGATGTAGACGTAGAGTACGTTGGGGAAATAACCGATGAAAAATTCTGGGGTGGCGTGTCAAGGTTTGATAAGGTTTCTAAAGTTTTAAAATCCCTTGAGTCAACTGGTAAAGTTCATTTCAAAATTGAAGGAAGGAAAATATATGTTTCAAAATAA